A part of Salmo trutta chromosome 15, fSalTru1.1, whole genome shotgun sequence genomic DNA contains:
- the LOC115148475 gene encoding T-cell immunoglobulin and mucin domain-containing protein 4-like isoform X3, whose amino-acid sequence METHCVLGWFLLCLLLVSECIALKVIGIEGQNITLPCKYNTKNHGVSAICWGRGAIPNSGCYEEIISSDGTKVIWRSSVRYHLFGELKTGDVSLTIFNVTEKDSGQYGCRVHVYGLWNDEKYHVNLNIEKAPVPTTSQAPANVTITQQTMDSHTHCRVTTNPIEYSDTSTPPYSESILEQMTGHKLPVILVSILLVLTGVVIVSVLVVLRKRWKTIATAVQIGTRESQP is encoded by the exons ATGGAGACTCACTGTGTTTTAGGCTGGTTTCTCCTCTGTCTACTTTTAG TCAGTGAATGCATTGCCCTAAAAGTCATTGGTATTGAGGGCCAGAATATCACTCTGCCATGTAAATATAACACCAAAAACCATGGTGTATCAGCCATATGTTGGGGGAGAGGAGCCATACCGAACTCTGGTTGTTACGAGGAAATCATCTCATCTGATGGCACTAAAGTGATATGGAGATCTTCGGTTAGATATCATTTATTCGGTGAGCTGAAGACAGGGGATGTCTCTCTAACCATCTTCAATGTCACTGAAAAAGACTCTGGACAATATGGCTGTCGTGTGCATGTTTACGGATTGTGGAATGATGAGAAATATCATGTCAACTTGAACATTGAGAAAG CACCTGTCCCGACAACATCTCAGGCACCTGCTAATGTGACCATAACTCAACAgaccatggacagccacacacACT GTCGTGTGACCACAAATCCCATAGAGTATTCTGACACATCCACGCCACCTTACAGCGAATCCATTTTG GAACAGATGACAGGCCATAAGCTGCCTGTGATCCTGGTGTCCATTCTACTGGTTCTGACAGGCGTGGTGATTGTGTCTGTACTTGTTGTCTTGA GAAAGCGATGGAAAACAATTGCTACGGCAGTCCAAAT agggacaagagagagccagccatga
- the LOC115148475 gene encoding T-cell immunoglobulin and mucin domain-containing protein 4-like isoform X2, producing the protein METHCVLGWFLLCLLLVSECIALKVIGIEGQNITLPCKYNTKNHGVSAICWGRGAIPNSGCYEEIISSDGTKVIWRSSVRYHLFGELKTGDVSLTIFNVTEKDSGQYGCRVHVYGLWNDEKYHVNLNIEKAPVPTTSQAPANVTITQQTMDSHTHCRVTTNPIEYSDTSTPPYSESILEQMTGHKLPVILVSILLVLTGVVIVSVLVVLRKRWKTIATAVQISILYQTRALWQRSPVQQLRVQLGCAYSRDGGGECLSNR; encoded by the exons ATGGAGACTCACTGTGTTTTAGGCTGGTTTCTCCTCTGTCTACTTTTAG TCAGTGAATGCATTGCCCTAAAAGTCATTGGTATTGAGGGCCAGAATATCACTCTGCCATGTAAATATAACACCAAAAACCATGGTGTATCAGCCATATGTTGGGGGAGAGGAGCCATACCGAACTCTGGTTGTTACGAGGAAATCATCTCATCTGATGGCACTAAAGTGATATGGAGATCTTCGGTTAGATATCATTTATTCGGTGAGCTGAAGACAGGGGATGTCTCTCTAACCATCTTCAATGTCACTGAAAAAGACTCTGGACAATATGGCTGTCGTGTGCATGTTTACGGATTGTGGAATGATGAGAAATATCATGTCAACTTGAACATTGAGAAAG CACCTGTCCCGACAACATCTCAGGCACCTGCTAATGTGACCATAACTCAACAgaccatggacagccacacacACT GTCGTGTGACCACAAATCCCATAGAGTATTCTGACACATCCACGCCACCTTACAGCGAATCCATTTTG GAACAGATGACAGGCCATAAGCTGCCTGTGATCCTGGTGTCCATTCTACTGGTTCTGACAGGCGTGGTGATTGTGTCTGTACTTGTTGTCTTGA GAAAGCGATGGAAAACAATTGCTACGGCAGTCCAAAT TTCTATCCTTTATCAGACCAGAGCACTCTGGCAGCGCAGTCCTGTACAGCAACTCAGAGTCCAGCTTGGGTGTGCATACTCGAGAGATGGCGGTGGAGAATGTCTATCAAATAGATGA
- the LOC115148475 gene encoding T-cell immunoglobulin and mucin domain-containing protein 4-like isoform X1 has product METHCVLGWFLLCLLLVSECIALKVIGIEGQNITLPCKYNTKNHGVSAICWGRGAIPNSGCYEEIISSDGTKVIWRSSVRYHLFGELKTGDVSLTIFNVTEKDSGQYGCRVHVYGLWNDEKYHVNLNIEKAPVPTTSQAPANVTITQQTMDSHTHCRVTTNPIEYSDTSTPPYSESILEQMTGHKLPVILVSILLVLTGVVIVSVLVVLRKRWKTIATAVQIPEHSGSAVLYSNSESSLGVHTREMAVENVYQIDDNERDDYEECP; this is encoded by the exons ATGGAGACTCACTGTGTTTTAGGCTGGTTTCTCCTCTGTCTACTTTTAG TCAGTGAATGCATTGCCCTAAAAGTCATTGGTATTGAGGGCCAGAATATCACTCTGCCATGTAAATATAACACCAAAAACCATGGTGTATCAGCCATATGTTGGGGGAGAGGAGCCATACCGAACTCTGGTTGTTACGAGGAAATCATCTCATCTGATGGCACTAAAGTGATATGGAGATCTTCGGTTAGATATCATTTATTCGGTGAGCTGAAGACAGGGGATGTCTCTCTAACCATCTTCAATGTCACTGAAAAAGACTCTGGACAATATGGCTGTCGTGTGCATGTTTACGGATTGTGGAATGATGAGAAATATCATGTCAACTTGAACATTGAGAAAG CACCTGTCCCGACAACATCTCAGGCACCTGCTAATGTGACCATAACTCAACAgaccatggacagccacacacACT GTCGTGTGACCACAAATCCCATAGAGTATTCTGACACATCCACGCCACCTTACAGCGAATCCATTTTG GAACAGATGACAGGCCATAAGCTGCCTGTGATCCTGGTGTCCATTCTACTGGTTCTGACAGGCGTGGTGATTGTGTCTGTACTTGTTGTCTTGA GAAAGCGATGGAAAACAATTGCTACGGCAGTCCAAAT ACCAGAGCACTCTGGCAGCGCAGTCCTGTACAGCAACTCAGAGTCCAGCTTGGGTGTGCATACTCGAGAGATGGCGGTGGAGAATGTCTATCAAATAGATGACAATGAGAGAGACGACTATGAGGAGTGCCCCTGA
- the LOC115148474 gene encoding T-cell immunoglobulin and mucin domain-containing protein 4-like — protein sequence METHCVLGWFLLCLLLVSECIALKVIGIEGQNITLPCKYNTINHGVSAICWGRGAIPNSGCYEEIISSDGTKVIWRSSVRYQLFGELKTGDVSLTIFNVTEKDSGQYGCRVHVYGLWNDEKYHVNLNIEKAPVPTTSQAPANVTITQQTMDSHTHCHVTPNPIEYSDTSTPPYSESILEQMTGHKLPVILVSILLVLTGVVIVSVLVVLRKRWKTIATAVQIPEHSGSAVLYSNSESSLGVHTREMAVENVYQIDDNERDDYEECP from the exons ATGGAGACTCACTGTGTTTTAGGCTGGTTTCTCCTCTGTCTACTTTTAG TCAGTGAATGCATTGCCCTAAAAGTCATTGGTATTGAGGGCCAGAATATCACTCTGCCATGTAAATATAACACCATAAACCATGGTGTATCAGCCATATGTTGGGGGAGAGGAGCCATACCGAACTCTGGTTGTTACGAGGAAATCATCTCATCTGATGGCACTAAAGTGATATGGAGATCTTCGGTTAGATATCAGTTATTCGGTGAGCTGAAGACAGGGGATGTCTCTCTAACCATCTTCAATGTCACTGAAAAAGACTCTGGACAATATGGCTGTCGTGTGCATGTTTACGGATTGTGGAATGATGAGAAATATCATGTCAACTTGAACATTGAGAAAG CACCTGTCCCGACAACATCTCAGGCACCTGCTAATGTGACCATAACTCAACAgaccatggacagccacacacACT GTCATGTGACCCCAAATCCCATAGAGTATTCTGACACATCCACGCCACCTTACAGCGAATCCATTTTG GAACAGATGACAGGCCATAAGCTGCCTGTGATCCTGGTGTCCATTCTACTGGTTCTGACAGGCGTGGTGATTGTGTCTGTACTTGTTGTCTTGA GAAAGCGATGGAAAACAATTGCTACGGCAGTCCAAAT ACCAGAGCACTCTGGCAGCGCAGTCCTGTACAGCAACTCAGAGTCCAGCTTGGGTGTGCATACTCGAGAGATGGCGGTGGAGAATGTCTATCAAATAGATGACAATGAGAGAGACGACTATGAGGAGTGCCCCTGA
- the LOC115148476 gene encoding hepatitis A virus cellular receptor 1 homolog: protein MAAGSGPSILRWILVLLTVSARCSVSAIKVMEGATATLSCQYSVGHLGLSGVCWGRECGTFWCNNILVQTDEHGVISKVSDRYRMTGDVLAGEMDLGILNVKQTDSGPYCCRVDIDGIFNDKKVIQNLKVMKAAPVTIMPTTTEANPATDHWKAVESSHIAIPRQNTSVFHSVTLVDDPFPSLSLQINVPVLSLSLSLLLLIVGALVILGFKLCQPRSRPTSSMRFA from the exons ATGGCTGCTGGTTCTGGACCGTCTATCCTGCGTTGGATCCTTGTCCTCCTAACAGTCTCAG CCAGGTGTTCGGTGTCGGCGATCAAGGTGATGGAAGGTGCTACTGCGACATTGTCCTGTCAATATTCAGTGGGCCATTTGGGTTTGAGCGGTGTGTGTTGGGGCCGAGAATGTGGCACGTTCTGGTGCAATAACATCCTCGTGCAGACAGACGAACATGGGGTCATCTCCAAGGTTTCGGACAGATACAGAATGACAGGTGATGTCCTCGCGGGAGAAATGGACCTTGGAATTCTCAACGTCAAGCAGACAGACAGCGGGCCATACTGTTGCAGAGTGGACATAGATGGCATTTTCAATGACAAAAAAGTAATCCAAAATTTGAAGGTCATGAAAG ctGCTCCAGTAACCATTATGCCAACAACCACAGAAGCTAACCCTGCCACAG ACCACTGGAAAGCTGTTGAGTCATCACACATAGCCATTCCAAGACAGAACACCAGTGTTTTTCATTCTGTAACACTG GTGGACGACCCTttccccagcctctctctccagatcaacgtcccagtgctctctctctccctcagtctacTCCTACTCATAGTGGGGGCATTGGTCATACTGGGGTTCAAAC TTTGTCAGCCAAGGAGCCGCCCCACATCATCTATGAGATTCGCATGA